The Saccopteryx leptura isolate mSacLep1 chromosome 2, mSacLep1_pri_phased_curated, whole genome shotgun sequence genome has a window encoding:
- the CNTD1 gene encoding cyclin N-terminal domain-containing protein 1: protein MDGPVRPRLASLSEFQFGAVATETIEDALLHLAQQNEQAVQESTGWMGSFRETRIVEFVFLLSEQWCLEKSVSYQAVEILERFMVKQAETICRQATIQLRGKTVPQNWRALKEQLFSKFILRLVSCVQLASKLSFHYKIISNITVLNFLQALGYLHTKEELLESELDVLKSLNFQINLPTPLAYVEMLLEVLGYNGCLVPATQLHATCLTLLDLVYLLHEPIYESLLRASIENSTPSQLQGEKFVSVKEDFMLLAVGIIAASAFIQNHECWSQVVGHLQSITGIALESIAAFSYAILTHSVGANTPRRQQPVPPHLAARALKAAASSNT from the exons ATGGACGGACCTGTAAGGCCAAGATTGGCCTCTCTCAGTGAATTTCAGTTTGGAGCTGTTGCCACAGAGACTATTGAAGACGCTCTGCTCCACCTGGCGCAGCAGAATGAGCAAGCAGTGCAGGAGTCTACGGGCTGGATGGGCAGCTTCAGGGAGACCCGGATCGTGG agtttgtttttcttctgtctgAACAATGGTGTCTGGAGAAATCCGTGAGCTACCAGGCTGTGGAAATCCTAGAAAG GTTTATGGTTAAGCAGGCAGAGACTATCTGTAGGCAAGCTACAATCCAGCTGAGAGGAAAGACAGTGCCTCAGAATTGGAGGGCTCTGAAAGAGCAGCTGTTCAGCAAGTTTATCCTGCGTCTTGTGTCATGTGTTCAGCTGGCGAGCAAACTTTCTTTCCACTACAAA ATAATCAGCAACATTACAGTCTTGAATTTCCTCCAAGCTCTAGGGTATCTACACACTAAAGAAGAACTGTTGGAGTCAGAGCTTGATGTTTTGAAGTCCCTGAACTTTCAAATcaatctgcctactccactggcATATGTGGAGATGCTCCTTGAGGTTCTAG GATACAATGGCTGTTTGGTCCCAGCCACACAGCTGCATGCAACCTGTCTAACCCTGCTCGACCTAGTCTATCTTCTGCATGAGCCCATATATGAGAGCCTGCTGAGGGCTTCAATTGAGAACTCCACACCCAGTCAACTGCAAGG GGAAAAGTTTGTTTCGGTGAAGGAAGACTTTATGCTGCTGGCAGTAGGAATCATTGCAGCAAGTGCTTTCATCCAAAACCACGAGTGCTGGAGCCAG GTTGTGGGGCATTTGCAGAGCATCACTGGCATTGCCTTGGAGAGCATTGCTGCATTCTCTTATGCAATCCTGACTCACAGCGTGGGAGCCAACACTCCCAGGCGACAGCagcctgttcctccccacctcGCGGCCAGAGCTCTGAAAGCTGCCGCTTCCTCCAACACATGA
- the COA3 gene encoding cytochrome c oxidase assembly factor 3 homolog, mitochondrial: MAASGSGDPLDAKSGQAPVAQRIDPTREKLTPAQLHVMRQAQLAQWQKTLPQRRTRNVVTGLGIGALVLAIYGYTIYSVSQERFLDELEDEAKAAQARAMARASSGP, from the exons ATGGCGGCGTCGGGATCTGGTGACCCTCTGGATGCTAAGAGTGGACAGGCTCCTGTGGCCCAGCGCATCGACCCGACTCGggagaaactgactccagcacaGCTGCATGTCATGCGTCAGGCGCAGCTCGCCCAGTGGCAGAAGACGCTGCCACAGCGGCGGACCCGGAACGTCGTGACCGGCCTGGGCATCGGGGCCCTGGTGTTAGCTATTT ATGGTTACACCATCTACTCAGTGTCCCAGGAGCGTTTCCTAGATGAGCTGGAAGATGAGGCCAAAGCAGCTCAAGCCCGAGCTATGGCAAGGGCATCATCAGGACCCTGA